In the genome of Hymenobacter cellulosivorans, one region contains:
- a CDS encoding assimilatory sulfite reductase (NADPH) flavoprotein subunit — translation MSLLSQDQTLPLGLDDTTLQRLTTGLSDQQLIWLSGYFYGRTSAGRSEVQNALQVQAAPQTAAVPPTAASKLTILYGSQTGNSKKVAQQTAEKAKQRGVEVTVQDVNDYATRTLKTEQQLLLVVSTQGEGEPPVAAEELHQFLLSSRAPKLPDLRYSVLALGDKSYVQFCQTGREFDERLAELGARRLLERVECDVDYQETAQQWADRVLNVIAAETSAANGGHVSGNGHVTATEILTAPEQYSHHNPFEATVLEKIQLNGRGSSKETYHIELSLVDSGLHYEPGDALSVVPRNGEALVEEVLKTARLDGAAPIQLSGVEFELGTALTQKLELSVLTRDVLERYAAIAPQHKPLAGIVTDIPQLQQYVYGRDVADLLREFPAELSAEQLAAVLRPLPARAYSIASSLLVHPEEVHLTVGAVRYAAHGRTKHGVCSSHLADRLEIDHTARVFVERNEYFKLPQDAATDIIMVGAGTGVAPFRAFVEERVELGAEGRNWLFFGNPNFTTDFLYQTEWLQHLKRGTLRHLDVAFSRDQAEKIYVQHRLLEKSRDVYGWLENGAHFYVCGDKARLGSAIQEALKQVVQREADCSAEDAADYLRVLKKQRRYLEDVY, via the coding sequence ATGAGCCTTCTTTCCCAAGACCAGACGCTGCCCCTGGGCCTCGACGATACCACGTTGCAGCGCCTGACCACGGGCCTCTCCGACCAGCAGCTAATCTGGCTGAGCGGTTATTTCTACGGCCGCACTTCGGCGGGCCGCAGTGAGGTGCAGAACGCCCTGCAGGTACAGGCAGCACCGCAAACGGCCGCCGTACCCCCAACAGCTGCCTCCAAGCTCACGATTCTCTACGGCTCCCAGACCGGCAACAGCAAGAAAGTAGCCCAGCAGACGGCCGAAAAAGCCAAGCAGCGCGGCGTAGAAGTAACGGTACAGGACGTGAACGACTATGCCACTCGCACCCTTAAAACTGAGCAGCAGCTCTTGCTCGTGGTCAGTACTCAGGGTGAGGGTGAGCCGCCGGTGGCGGCCGAGGAGCTACACCAGTTTCTGCTCAGCAGCCGCGCCCCTAAACTGCCCGATTTGCGCTACTCGGTGCTGGCCCTGGGCGACAAAAGCTACGTGCAGTTCTGCCAGACCGGCCGGGAATTCGATGAGCGCCTGGCCGAACTCGGGGCCCGGCGCCTGCTGGAGCGGGTCGAGTGCGACGTGGACTACCAGGAAACCGCCCAGCAGTGGGCCGACCGGGTGCTCAACGTCATTGCCGCCGAAACCTCAGCAGCCAATGGTGGGCACGTAAGTGGCAACGGCCACGTAACCGCCACCGAAATACTGACGGCCCCGGAGCAGTATTCCCACCACAACCCGTTTGAGGCTACGGTGCTGGAAAAGATTCAGCTTAACGGCCGTGGCTCCAGCAAAGAAACCTACCACATCGAGTTGTCCTTAGTCGACTCGGGTCTGCACTACGAGCCCGGCGACGCCCTGTCAGTGGTGCCGCGCAACGGCGAAGCGCTGGTGGAGGAAGTCTTGAAAACGGCCCGGCTGGACGGCGCAGCCCCCATTCAGCTCTCGGGCGTGGAGTTTGAGCTGGGCACGGCCCTGACGCAGAAGCTGGAGCTCTCGGTGCTGACCCGCGACGTGCTGGAGCGCTACGCCGCCATAGCTCCGCAGCACAAGCCGCTGGCCGGCATTGTCACCGATATTCCGCAGCTCCAACAGTACGTCTACGGCCGCGACGTGGCCGATCTGCTGCGCGAATTTCCGGCCGAATTGTCGGCCGAGCAACTAGCGGCGGTGCTGCGGCCCTTACCGGCCCGGGCCTACTCTATTGCCAGCAGCTTGCTGGTACACCCGGAGGAAGTACACCTGACGGTGGGCGCGGTGCGCTACGCTGCCCACGGCCGCACCAAGCACGGCGTGTGCTCCTCGCACCTGGCCGACCGGCTGGAAATTGACCATACGGCCCGGGTCTTCGTGGAGCGCAACGAGTACTTCAAGCTGCCCCAGGACGCGGCTACCGACATCATTATGGTGGGCGCGGGCACGGGCGTGGCTCCGTTCCGGGCCTTTGTGGAGGAGCGCGTGGAGCTGGGGGCCGAGGGCCGCAACTGGCTGTTTTTTGGCAACCCCAACTTCACCACCGACTTCCTGTACCAGACCGAGTGGCTGCAGCACCTCAAGCGCGGCACCTTGCGCCACCTCGACGTGGCATTTAGCCGCGACCAGGCCGAGAAAATCTACGTACAGCACCGCCTGCTGGAAAAATCCCGGGACGTGTATGGCTGGCTCGAAAACGGGGCCCACTTCTACGTCTGTGGCGACAAGGCCCGCCTGGGCTCGGCCATTCAGGAGGCCCTCAAGCAAGTGGTGCAGCGCGAAGCCGACTGCTCGGCCGAAGACGCCGCTGACTACCTGCGGGTGCTCAAAAAGCAGCGCCGCTACCTGGAGGATGTGTATTAA
- the cobA gene encoding uroporphyrinogen-III C-methyltransferase produces the protein MSNFPSPLLPRLTVLGAGPGDPELFTLKGVRVLGEADVVLYDALANNDLLRYVRPGAPQVFVGKRRGMRSYGQDEINALIVDSARRYGHVVRLKGGDPFVFGRGREEMLYAEQHGLLTDYVPGISSAVAAAGSVGIPVTHRGASEGFQVITATTATGELSAAVTEAARSRTTSVILMGLSQLERIVEIFSQNGQSEVPAAIVQNGTLATARLVTGPVAQLPERAAAAGLGAPAIIIIGEVARLAKADAGVPTVFSELLSYAEVA, from the coding sequence ATGTCCAACTTCCCTTCTCCTCTGCTGCCCCGGCTGACCGTGCTTGGCGCGGGCCCCGGCGACCCGGAGCTCTTCACGCTGAAAGGTGTGCGGGTGCTGGGCGAGGCCGACGTGGTGCTCTACGACGCGCTGGCCAACAACGACCTGCTCCGCTACGTGCGGCCCGGGGCCCCACAAGTTTTCGTGGGCAAGCGCCGTGGTATGCGCAGCTATGGGCAAGATGAAATCAACGCCCTCATCGTGGACAGCGCCCGGCGATACGGCCACGTGGTGCGGCTCAAGGGTGGCGACCCATTTGTGTTTGGCCGGGGCCGGGAGGAAATGCTCTACGCCGAGCAGCACGGCCTGCTCACCGACTACGTGCCCGGCATCAGCAGCGCCGTAGCAGCGGCGGGCAGCGTGGGCATCCCCGTCACGCACCGCGGCGCTAGTGAAGGGTTCCAAGTAATCACAGCTACGACGGCCACCGGCGAGCTGTCGGCGGCCGTAACGGAGGCAGCCCGCTCACGCACCACGTCCGTTATTCTGATGGGTCTGAGTCAACTGGAGCGCATCGTGGAAATATTCAGCCAGAACGGGCAAAGCGAGGTTCCGGCGGCCATTGTGCAGAACGGTACCCTCGCCACGGCCCGCCTCGTGACAGGCCCGGTGGCGCAGCTGCCGGAGCGGGCTGCCGCAGCCGGCCTTGGGGCGCCGGCCATCATTATCATCGGCGAAGTAGCCCGGCTGGCCAAGGCTGATGCAGGAGTGCCGACCGTGTTTTCCGAACTGCTTTCCTACGCCGAAGTGGCCTGA
- a CDS encoding sulfate adenylyltransferase subunit 1, whose product MDLLRFITCGSVDDGKSTLIGRLLYDSDSVSLDVLAALENRPTVHGTVDLALLTDGLRAEREQGITIDVAYKYFTTPRRKFIITDAPGHVQYTRNMVTGASTADLAIVLVDARQGVVEQTRRHSLIASLVGIRHFVLAVNKMDLVGNEQAVFDQIVADYAAVADQLKLPQVTAIPISALLGDNIVTRSKNLSWYTGPSLLEHLESVPAFEEATMGEPRFQVQFVIRPQTDDYPDYRGYAGRIQSGEYRRGDRVYILPSGQESVIEAIEVDQREVESAAAPQAVVLRLTDDVDISRGDSIVPVGSQIHVAKEVEATICWMDERPLWPGRKLLVQHHSAVVKAVVAAITYKVNVRTFGRAATESAQLNDIVGIRLKTAAPLVVDSYQHNRATGAFILVDELSGDTLAAGMVEAMQNSFVPEPLGFTI is encoded by the coding sequence ATGGACCTTCTCCGATTTATTACCTGCGGCAGCGTCGACGACGGCAAAAGCACGCTGATTGGCCGCCTTTTATACGATTCCGACTCGGTTTCCCTGGACGTCTTGGCGGCTCTGGAAAACCGGCCGACTGTGCACGGTACCGTAGACCTGGCTTTGCTAACCGACGGCCTGCGCGCCGAGCGCGAACAGGGAATCACCATCGACGTGGCCTATAAGTACTTCACTACGCCGCGCCGCAAGTTCATCATTACCGATGCGCCAGGCCACGTGCAGTACACCCGCAACATGGTCACGGGCGCTTCTACCGCCGATTTGGCCATCGTGCTGGTCGATGCCCGGCAGGGCGTGGTGGAGCAAACCCGCCGCCACTCGCTGATTGCCTCTCTGGTAGGCATTCGGCACTTTGTGCTGGCTGTGAATAAAATGGATCTGGTAGGCAATGAGCAAGCCGTATTCGACCAGATTGTGGCCGACTACGCCGCCGTGGCCGACCAGCTCAAGCTGCCCCAGGTGACGGCTATTCCCATCAGCGCTTTGCTCGGCGACAACATTGTGACCCGCTCCAAAAACCTGAGCTGGTACACCGGCCCGAGTTTGCTGGAGCACCTGGAAAGCGTGCCGGCCTTTGAGGAAGCCACCATGGGCGAGCCGCGCTTTCAGGTGCAATTCGTGATTCGGCCCCAAACCGACGATTACCCCGACTACCGGGGCTACGCCGGCCGCATCCAGAGCGGAGAGTACCGCCGCGGCGACCGGGTCTATATTCTGCCCAGCGGCCAGGAGTCGGTGATTGAGGCCATCGAGGTAGACCAACGGGAAGTGGAAAGCGCCGCCGCGCCCCAGGCCGTGGTGCTGCGCCTGACCGATGACGTGGACATCAGCCGTGGCGACTCCATCGTGCCGGTGGGCAGCCAGATTCACGTGGCCAAAGAGGTGGAAGCTACTATCTGCTGGATGGACGAGCGTCCGTTGTGGCCCGGCCGCAAGCTGCTGGTACAGCACCATTCGGCCGTGGTCAAGGCAGTGGTGGCGGCTATTACTTATAAGGTGAACGTGCGCACGTTTGGCCGGGCGGCCACAGAATCGGCCCAGCTCAACGACATCGTGGGCATCCGCCTCAAAACCGCTGCCCCGCTCGTGGTGGATTCCTACCAGCACAACCGCGCCACCGGTGCCTTTATCCTGGTTGATGAGCTCAGCGGTGACACGCTGGCCGCCGGCATGGTCGAGGCCATGCAGAACAGCTTCGTGCCCGAGCCCCTGGGCTTCACGATTTAA
- the cysD gene encoding sulfate adenylyltransferase subunit CysD yields MSTPHFDYLDRLEAEAIHILREVAGQFERPALLFSGGKDSIVLTRLAEKAFRPGRFPFPLVHVDTGHNFPEVLQFRDELAAQLGEKLIVRSVEDTIKRQRLREPGGKFPSRNPLQTYTLLETIEEFQFDACIGGARRDEEKARAKERIFSVRDEFGQWDPKRQRPELWNVYNGRIQRGENVRVFPISNWTELDVWRYIQRENIALPSIYFGHPRTCVVLPSGQLLGLNEHLRLDETDEIVERQVRFRTVGDSTCTAAVESDAATIDDIIEDLLSAKVSERGATRLDDNISEAGMEDRKRNGYF; encoded by the coding sequence ATGAGTACCCCTCACTTCGATTACCTCGACCGGCTGGAAGCCGAAGCCATTCATATTCTGCGGGAAGTTGCGGGCCAGTTTGAGCGCCCGGCCCTACTGTTTTCGGGGGGCAAAGACTCGATTGTGCTAACGCGCCTGGCCGAAAAGGCCTTTCGTCCCGGCCGCTTTCCCTTCCCGCTGGTGCACGTGGATACCGGCCACAACTTTCCCGAAGTACTCCAGTTCCGCGACGAGCTGGCGGCTCAATTGGGCGAAAAGCTCATCGTACGTAGCGTGGAAGACACCATCAAGCGGCAGCGCCTACGCGAGCCGGGCGGCAAGTTTCCCAGCCGCAACCCGCTGCAAACCTACACCCTGCTCGAAACCATCGAGGAATTCCAGTTTGATGCCTGCATTGGCGGGGCCCGGCGCGACGAGGAAAAGGCCCGGGCCAAGGAGCGCATCTTCTCGGTGCGCGACGAGTTCGGCCAGTGGGACCCCAAGCGCCAGCGCCCCGAGCTTTGGAACGTGTACAACGGCCGGATTCAGCGCGGCGAAAACGTGCGCGTGTTCCCGATTTCCAACTGGACCGAGCTGGACGTGTGGCGCTACATTCAGCGCGAAAACATTGCCCTGCCCAGCATCTACTTCGGCCACCCGCGCACCTGTGTGGTGCTGCCCAGCGGGCAGCTGCTCGGCCTCAACGAGCACCTGCGCCTCGACGAAACCGACGAAATCGTGGAGCGCCAAGTGCGCTTCCGCACCGTCGGCGACTCGACCTGCACCGCCGCCGTGGAAAGTGATGCGGCCACTATCGACGATATCATCGAAGACCTGCTCAGCGCCAAAGTCAGTGAGCGGGGCGCCACCCGCCTCGACGACAACATCTCCGAAGCCGGCATGGAAGACCGCAAACGCAACGGCTATTTCTAA
- a CDS encoding phosphoadenylyl-sulfate reductase: MQVASEALVTRLRQQLAGLSAAEILAEVAAQFPGTAIFSTSFGLEDQIITHLIFEHNLPIKVFTLDTARNFQETYSTWNKTLLRYGKSIEPYFPQQSAVEQLLLEKGPNSFYESVGNRKECCGIRKVEPLRRALLGQQAWFTGIRAEQSANRQDMHAVEWDAGHQLIKFHPLFDWTFEQCWDFVHAHSIPFNPLHQQGFVSIGCAPCTRAIKAGEDFRAGRWWWEDQSAKECGLHSTHNGPDPVVEPVNASTL; this comes from the coding sequence ATGCAAGTAGCCTCTGAGGCGCTGGTTACGCGCCTGCGCCAACAGCTCGCCGGGCTTTCCGCCGCGGAAATACTCGCGGAAGTAGCCGCCCAGTTTCCCGGCACCGCCATTTTCTCGACTTCCTTCGGCCTTGAAGACCAGATTATTACCCACCTGATTTTCGAGCATAACCTGCCTATCAAGGTTTTCACGCTGGATACGGCCCGCAACTTCCAGGAGACCTACTCCACCTGGAATAAAACCTTGCTGCGCTACGGCAAATCCATTGAGCCTTACTTTCCGCAGCAGTCGGCCGTCGAACAGCTTTTGCTCGAAAAAGGCCCAAACAGCTTCTACGAAAGCGTGGGAAACCGCAAGGAATGCTGCGGTATCCGGAAGGTAGAGCCCCTGCGCCGGGCCTTGCTGGGGCAGCAGGCCTGGTTTACGGGCATCCGGGCCGAGCAGTCGGCCAACCGCCAGGATATGCACGCGGTGGAGTGGGACGCGGGCCACCAGCTCATCAAGTTTCATCCGCTTTTCGACTGGACTTTCGAGCAGTGCTGGGACTTTGTGCATGCCCACAGCATCCCCTTTAACCCGCTGCACCAGCAAGGCTTCGTGAGTATCGGCTGCGCGCCCTGCACCCGGGCTATCAAAGCTGGCGAGGATTTCCGGGCCGGACGCTGGTGGTGGGAAGACCAATCGGCCAAGGAATGTGGCCTGCACAGCACCCACAACGGCCCCGACCCGGTGGTGGAGCCCGTCAACGCTTCGACTCTGTAA
- the pbpC gene encoding penicillin-binding protein 1C: protein MKRAVRALLFLLLLLGLLGVLDAAFPLPSAPQYSPLVLAADGSVLHAFLNPTQKWRMKTELREITPALRATIIEKEDRYFYYHPGVNPLALLQAAGRNVFGRGRTTGASTITMQVARLLEPKERTVGNKLLEMLRALQLEAHYSKAEILQLYLNLVPYGGNIEGVKSAALLYFQQPPDYLSLAQTVTLAIIPNRPRGLVLGRHNDAIRQERNRWLRRFQQQGLFPKQDIEDALLEPLDVQRHAAPTLAPHLAWRLVRQFPGQPSVASTLQRSKQAKAEDLTRNYVRRLHELGITNAAALVINNRTRAVEAYVGSADFRDAFNKGQNDGVQAVRSPGSTLKPFLYALALDKGLVTPKLLLPDVPTNFQGYQPENFDKRCSGEVPLDRALAYSLNIPAVRTLSELGVPTFTTQLRAAGFRTVAKRAPHLGLSTILGGCGATLEELTNLYVTLANGGQYAPVQWIQPPAAPVKTTPGTALFSEASAFLITDILAQLTRPDLPVGYETSVRLPKIAWKTGTSYGRRDAWSIGYNKEYTIGVWVGNFSGQGSPALTGSDIATPLLFDLFNAVAYNSPNNWFQPPASLDFRLVCAETGRPPGENCPNQIIDYFLPGVSASLRCQHQKEVLLSADGQYTYCRACAPAAGFRRELYPNLLPEVAAFKEAQGIPYRRLPPHNPGCQLVRGGREKAPSITSPLANTEYVLNKGEQQQLLLSCATDNEVRQVSWYINDQFLRTAAATERVFFRPSAGVLKISCADDHGRNTNIQIVVNEL, encoded by the coding sequence ATGAAACGCGCGGTCCGGGCTCTGCTCTTCCTCCTCCTGCTCCTAGGCTTGCTCGGGGTCCTCGACGCCGCGTTTCCCCTGCCTTCCGCACCACAGTACTCGCCCCTGGTTCTGGCGGCCGACGGCTCGGTGCTGCACGCCTTTCTGAACCCGACCCAGAAGTGGCGGATGAAAACCGAGCTGCGCGAAATCACGCCGGCCTTGCGTGCCACCATTATTGAGAAGGAAGACCGGTATTTCTATTACCATCCGGGTGTCAATCCACTGGCCCTGCTGCAGGCTGCTGGACGCAACGTGTTTGGCCGGGGCCGCACCACTGGGGCCAGCACCATCACCATGCAGGTGGCCCGCCTGCTGGAACCCAAGGAGCGGACGGTGGGCAATAAGCTGCTGGAAATGCTGCGGGCTCTGCAGCTCGAAGCGCATTACAGCAAGGCCGAGATTCTGCAGCTTTACCTGAACCTGGTGCCCTACGGTGGCAACATCGAAGGCGTGAAGTCGGCGGCCCTGCTCTACTTTCAGCAGCCGCCCGATTACCTGTCTTTGGCCCAAACCGTGACGCTGGCTATCATCCCTAACCGCCCGCGCGGCCTGGTACTGGGCCGGCATAACGACGCCATCCGGCAGGAGCGGAACCGGTGGCTGCGCCGCTTTCAGCAGCAGGGCTTATTTCCTAAACAGGATATTGAGGATGCCCTGCTAGAACCCCTGGACGTGCAGCGCCACGCCGCTCCTACGCTGGCTCCGCACCTGGCCTGGCGGTTGGTGCGGCAGTTTCCGGGCCAGCCCAGCGTAGCTTCTACATTGCAGCGCAGCAAGCAGGCCAAAGCCGAGGATCTGACCCGCAACTACGTGCGCCGCCTGCACGAGCTGGGCATTACCAACGCCGCCGCCCTGGTTATCAACAACCGCACCCGGGCCGTGGAAGCTTACGTGGGCTCCGCCGATTTTCGGGATGCCTTCAACAAAGGCCAGAACGACGGGGTGCAGGCCGTCCGCTCGCCGGGCAGCACGCTCAAGCCCTTTCTCTACGCCCTGGCCCTCGATAAAGGCCTCGTGACGCCCAAGCTGCTGCTGCCCGACGTGCCCACCAACTTTCAAGGCTACCAACCCGAAAACTTCGACAAGCGCTGCAGCGGCGAAGTACCCCTGGACCGGGCCCTGGCGTATTCGCTTAACATTCCGGCCGTGCGCACCCTCTCCGAGCTGGGCGTGCCCACCTTTACCACCCAGCTGCGCGCGGCGGGCTTCCGAACCGTAGCCAAACGGGCGCCCCACCTGGGCCTGAGCACCATTCTGGGCGGCTGCGGGGCTACACTGGAAGAGCTGACCAACCTCTACGTGACCTTGGCCAACGGCGGCCAGTACGCGCCCGTGCAGTGGATTCAGCCGCCCGCTGCTCCGGTAAAAACCACGCCCGGCACGGCCCTTTTCTCAGAAGCATCGGCCTTCCTCATTACCGATATTCTGGCCCAGCTCACCCGCCCCGACTTGCCCGTGGGTTACGAAACCAGCGTCCGGCTGCCCAAAATTGCCTGGAAAACCGGCACCAGCTACGGCCGCCGCGACGCCTGGAGCATTGGCTATAATAAAGAGTACACCATCGGGGTGTGGGTCGGCAACTTCAGCGGGCAGGGCAGCCCGGCCCTTACGGGCTCCGATATTGCCACGCCCCTACTCTTCGACCTGTTCAACGCTGTGGCCTACAATTCACCCAACAACTGGTTTCAGCCCCCGGCCAGCCTCGACTTCCGGCTAGTATGCGCCGAAACCGGCCGCCCGCCCGGCGAGAATTGCCCCAACCAAATTATCGACTACTTCCTACCGGGCGTGTCGGCTAGCCTGCGCTGCCAGCATCAGAAAGAGGTGCTGCTCTCCGCCGATGGCCAATACACTTACTGCCGGGCCTGCGCGCCGGCGGCTGGCTTCCGGCGTGAGTTATACCCGAATCTGCTGCCCGAAGTAGCGGCGTTTAAAGAAGCCCAGGGTATTCCTTACCGCCGCCTGCCACCCCACAATCCCGGCTGCCAGCTTGTGCGCGGGGGCCGGGAAAAGGCGCCCAGCATCACTTCGCCCCTGGCCAATACCGAGTACGTACTTAACAAAGGTGAGCAGCAGCAACTCTTGCTCAGCTGCGCCACCGACAACGAGGTGCGCCAGGTGTCGTGGTACATCAACGACCAATTTTTGCGTACGGCGGCGGCTACCGAGCGGGTGTTTTTCCGGCCGTCAGCCGGCGTACTGAAAATTTCCTGCGCCGATGACCACGGCCGCAACACTAATATTCAGATTGTGGTGAATGAGCTGTAG